From Glycine max cultivar Williams 82 chromosome 11, Glycine_max_v4.0, whole genome shotgun sequence, the proteins below share one genomic window:
- the LOC100795325 gene encoding ras-related protein RABH1b, giving the protein MASVSALAKYKLVFLGDQSVGKTSIITRFMYDKFDNTYQATIGIDFLSKTMYLEDRTVRLQLWDTAGQERFRSLIPSYIRDSSVAVIVYDVASRQTFLNTAKWIEEVRTERGSDVIIVLVGNKTDLVEKRQVSIEEGEAKARELNVMFIETSAKAGFNIKALFRKIAAALPGMETLSSAKQEDMVDVNLKSTNGSAQSQPQSSGCAC; this is encoded by the exons ATGGCGTCTGTTTCAGCTTTAGCCAAGTACAAGCTCGTCTTCTTGGGTGACCAATCCGTGGGCAAAACCAGCATCATCACTCGCTTCATGTACGATAAATTCGATAACACCTATCAG GCTACAATTGGTATTGATTTTCTATCAAAAACTATGTATCTCGAAGATCGAACTGTTCGACTGCAGTTGTG GGATACAGCTGGCCAGGAAAGATTTAGAAGTCTTATTCCAAGCTACATTAGGGACTCATCTGTAGCTGTTATTGTATATGATGTTGCAA GCCGGCAGACTTTCCTAAATACTGCAAAGTGGATTGAAGAGGTGCGAACAGAGAGAGGCAGTGATGTCATTATTGTTCTTGTTGGGAACAAAACTGATCTTGTCGAGAAAAG ACAAGTCTCTATAGAGGAAGGGGAAGCAAAAGCACGTGAGCTCAATGTCATGTTCATTGAAACTAGTGCTAAGGCTGGGTTTAATATAAAG GCCCTATTTCGAAAAATTGCTGCAGCACTACCTGGAATGGAAACACTATCTTCTGCAAAACAAGAAGACATGGTTGATGTAAACTTAAAGTCTACAAATGGCAGTGCTCAGTCTCAACCTCAGTCAAGTGGATGTGCTTGTTAA